From the Methanobacterium sp. CWC-01 genome, the window GAATATGAAAATAGCTGTTGCGGCTACTGGAGAAAATTTAGATTCCGGTGCCAGTCCCGTATTTGGCAGGTGCCCGTATTTTATCCTAGCCGACGTGAATGATGAAATTCAGGAAGTTAAGGTCTTAAACAATCCGGCTATGACTGCTGGTGGAGGTGCGGGAATTCAGGCGGCTCAATTACTGGCCGAAGAGAAGACCAAGGTAGTGATTTCTGGGGCGGTAGGTCCCAACGCCTTTGAAGTGTTAAGACGCTTTAACATAAAAGTTTACGAAATCCAACCCGGTACTGTAGAAGAAAACTTAAAACTCTATAAGAAGGGGGAACTGGAGGAAATTACGGTACCAGGCCCAGAAAATAGGGGTCGTGATGGCGCTGGAATGGGTGCGGGAATGGGTGCCGGACGAGGTGGTGGTCGAGGCGGCCGCGGTGGTGGCCGACGATTCTGATAGTTGAGGATGCAAATGAGAATAGCCGTTACCGGAGGAAAGGGAGGAACCGGAAAATCAACAGTTGCCACATCTGTAGCCTATGAAATGGCCAAACATGTTAAGACCCTTCTGGTGGATTGTGATGTGGAGTGTCCCGATGACCATTTGCTGCTTTCCATCAGCAGGCAGAAGGTGATGGATGTTGAAACCTTACTCCCTTCCTTTGACCAGGAAACCTGCCAGAAGTGTGGTACCTGCTCCAGAGTATGCCGACAGAATGCCATCGTATTCGTGACCGGTGAATATCCTTTTTTGATACCGGAACAATGCAATGGGTGTGGAGCATGTATACTGGCCTGCCCTGCAGGGTCAATAACCGAGGACAGCCAGGTAATTGGAACAATATACCAGGGCAAAATTGAAACTCGGGAAGGAAGTACAGAAACGGAAATTGCAGAAAATTTTTTGCTGATTTCTGGGGAGGTAGAGGTGGGTTGTGAGGCCAGCACCCTGGTGGTGAATGCCACTCGCAAATATGCTTCTCAATTGGAAGAAGATTACCCAATAACGGTTATAGACACCGCTGCTGGGACTCATTGTAATGTAATAGCTGCTTTAATGGATACAAATCTGGTATTGGCTGTCTCTGAGCCAACACCCCTTGGAAAACATGATTTGGGCCTCATCCTTGAATTACTGGAAAAAATCGGACTGGAAGCTAAAATTATTATAAACCGGGCGGATCTGGGAAAACTTGACCTTATAAAAGTCCTTGCTGGTGAGATGGGATTGGAAGTTGTGTTGGAAATCCCTTACCAGAAACGAATACTGGAAAATTATTCTAGAGGTGTCCCTGCCCTTGGTGACTTGGTTTCTCAATTTGTTGTTGACATGGTTGAAGAAACTCGGCTGGAACAATCTTCTGCGGAGGAAAATCAATGAAAACCATTACCATTCTTTCCGGTAAGGGTGGGGTGGGTAAGAGTACCTTAACCTCTTCCCTGGCAGTTCTTCTGGGGAAAGAAAATAAAATCGTGGCTGTCGATTGTGATGTGGATGCCCCTAATCTCGGACTAGTTTTAGGATTAGAAGAGGGTGATTTCCAGTCCTGGGAGTCGATAAAGGCCACTGAAAAGGCACAAGTGGAAAAAAATAAATGTAAATCCCGTAAAGCCTGTTTAAGTGCTTGTAAATTTGGGGCCATTAACTGGCTTAATGAAGAAAATATGCCACATATCAATGATTTTCTGTGTGTTGGTTGCGGGGCCTGTGTGGTGGCCTGTCCGGAATGTGCTATAGAATTCAAACCAGTAGAAAATGCAAAAATAGGGATTGGAGAAACTGATTATGGATTCCCAGTTGTATCTGGTCAGTTGAAGATTGGTGAATCTGGTTCGGGACGAGTGGTGGACGCTGTTAAAAATAGGGCCTACCAGTTGGCTGAAGATCTTCAGGCTGAATATTTAATAGTAGACT encodes:
- a CDS encoding NifB/NifX family molybdenum-iron cluster-binding protein: MKIAVAATGENLDSGASPVFGRCPYFILADVNDEIQEVKVLNNPAMTAGGGAGIQAAQLLAEEKTKVVISGAVGPNAFEVLRRFNIKVYEIQPGTVEENLKLYKKGELEEITVPGPENRGRDGAGMGAGMGAGRGGGRGGRGGGRRF
- a CDS encoding ATP-binding protein codes for the protein MRIAVTGGKGGTGKSTVATSVAYEMAKHVKTLLVDCDVECPDDHLLLSISRQKVMDVETLLPSFDQETCQKCGTCSRVCRQNAIVFVTGEYPFLIPEQCNGCGACILACPAGSITEDSQVIGTIYQGKIETREGSTETEIAENFLLISGEVEVGCEASTLVVNATRKYASQLEEDYPITVIDTAAGTHCNVIAALMDTNLVLAVSEPTPLGKHDLGLILELLEKIGLEAKIIINRADLGKLDLIKVLAGEMGLEVVLEIPYQKRILENYSRGVPALGDLVSQFVVDMVEETRLEQSSAEENQ
- a CDS encoding ATP-binding protein, whose amino-acid sequence is MKTITILSGKGGVGKSTLTSSLAVLLGKENKIVAVDCDVDAPNLGLVLGLEEGDFQSWESIKATEKAQVEKNKCKSRKACLSACKFGAINWLNEENMPHINDFLCVGCGACVVACPECAIEFKPVENAKIGIGETDYGFPVVSGQLKIGESGSGRVVDAVKNRAYQLAEDLQAEYLIVDSAAGIGCPVVASVRGSDYVIMVTEPTPVAFADFQRALEMVRFFGIPHGMVINRWDINEKFAKKIENYSRAEKIPLLGEIPYDKRFVEALINLKPAVVYEKDFEEIFKEILSFLPMLG